A stretch of Candidatus Latescibacterota bacterium DNA encodes these proteins:
- a CDS encoding T9SS type A sorting domain-containing protein, protein MKSAAIYMTILLWTILPVDDISAQTQLEQDRVWFSPNTASVDMLEMFTAPEKWDLAREKIDVFKFSTSQVGSGGWGCQLNPAQICGENYLDNLVDVDAFSILGHWGIGIGIESFFAGPVVNADPIECSTAQSVFNLSLNGAINVIQNVEANGGIVRYLAMDEPIRQWLPAYYYIYTGQTDPRPCLVDSLEIIADHVAAYILQMESWFPEIPIGHIELYPEVSVGQLKDWVIALEDRGVSLPFLHLDVNGPRVDQYNSWGIVTDIASDFAELKSFLEDRGIAFGVIITDIQWNSQLWEPDAYDDQTYYEGAIDWSESVNATGVELDHVVIQSWVHPYYTTGPGPKEVPVNLPEDDPAVYSHTRLVNDALAVITAAEAEDADEGPGRFMLYQNVPNPFNPSTTIRFDLPGATYVRLCVYNVKGELVSTIVDRQMTEGRKEINWTATGSGGQPVSSGIYFYRLVAGDFTQTRKIVLLR, encoded by the coding sequence ATGAAGTCCGCGGCTATATATATGACGATTCTTCTGTGGACGATATTACCGGTAGATGATATTTCCGCCCAGACTCAGCTTGAGCAGGATCGCGTCTGGTTTTCTCCCAATACAGCCAGCGTGGACATGCTGGAGATGTTCACAGCGCCAGAAAAGTGGGACCTGGCGAGAGAGAAGATCGACGTGTTCAAGTTCTCCACCTCACAGGTCGGCAGCGGAGGCTGGGGCTGCCAGCTCAATCCCGCCCAGATCTGTGGCGAGAACTATCTCGATAACCTTGTGGATGTCGATGCTTTCTCCATTCTGGGGCATTGGGGTATCGGCATCGGTATCGAATCCTTCTTTGCCGGGCCGGTCGTGAACGCCGATCCGATCGAATGCTCGACGGCCCAGAGCGTTTTCAACCTGTCGCTCAACGGGGCCATCAATGTTATTCAAAACGTCGAGGCGAATGGTGGCATCGTCCGGTATCTTGCCATGGACGAACCGATAAGGCAGTGGCTCCCTGCCTACTATTACATCTATACAGGCCAGACGGATCCCAGACCGTGCCTTGTCGATTCGCTGGAGATCATCGCAGATCACGTGGCCGCCTACATCCTCCAGATGGAATCGTGGTTTCCTGAAATACCCATCGGCCATATAGAACTCTATCCGGAAGTAAGTGTCGGTCAGTTGAAGGATTGGGTCATCGCGCTGGAGGACAGGGGCGTTTCGTTGCCGTTCCTGCACCTCGATGTAAACGGTCCGCGGGTCGATCAGTATAACTCCTGGGGGATCGTCACGGACATCGCGTCCGACTTCGCGGAACTTAAATCATTTCTGGAAGATCGGGGCATCGCGTTCGGCGTGATCATCACAGACATCCAGTGGAACAGCCAATTATGGGAACCGGACGCATACGACGACCAGACCTATTACGAGGGGGCGATAGACTGGAGCGAGTCTGTCAACGCGACCGGCGTGGAGCTGGATCATGTCGTGATCCAGAGCTGGGTGCATCCTTACTACACGACCGGACCGGGGCCCAAGGAAGTGCCTGTAAATCTGCCGGAGGACGATCCGGCGGTCTACAGTCACACACGTCTTGTCAATGATGCCCTGGCTGTGATCACAGCTGCCGAAGCGGAAGATGCAGACGAAGGACCGGGTAGATTCATGCTCTATCAGAACGTCCCGAATCCCTTCAATCCCTCGACGACGATCAGGTTCGACCTGCCAGGCGCAACGTACGTGAGACTCTGCGTGTACAACGTGAAGGGAGAACTTGTCTCGACAATCGTGGACCGTCAGATGACAGAGGGACGCAAGGAGATAAACTGGACGGCCACCGGCAGTGGAGGGCAGCCGGTATCGAGCGGGATATATTTCTATCGCCTCGTCGCGGGAGACTTTACGCAGACGCGCAAGATAGTACTGCTGCGATGA
- a CDS encoding T9SS type A sorting domain-containing protein gives MASRRLITSVLLFVSIFVFTLSVSAAWVDNGVRITDGEEAELEPRITTDGAGGAYIAWEQGFTSALLKNSIFIQRIDGNGNILWMTGNIILNEDSTIAWSPVDLAPDGSGGVLVCWTDGRGGVTNSRDVYAQRLDSSGNKLWGMYGAEVYVGPNEQDYPLIVSDGAGGAVIVWRDDSGAGDRDLHAQRLNASGVRLWSHSGIPVCTDPSDQNRHQAVSDGDGGIIVTWDDNRSASSDIYAQRVDSDGIVQWALDGIPICVNMDQQTFPRIASDDAYGAIITWQESTVNLYAQRVDAAGDTLWAANGIVVCTNPYGARSDPQIARDGSGGAVLCWYDSRTPRGIYGQRIDATGDTLWSGPGVPVCLAIATQEEPRIASDGSGGAAIVWKESLRQQYDYGDVYARTVDPGGIVQGPSTGVPICTAGGLQRFIHITTDGSGGGIITWSDYRNSAETGSDIYAGRVYFNGTTDADTPDLPQAGFLSQNYPNPFNPSTTIEFGLDKTSPVSLNVYDVAGRLVRIILDETLPAAHYAEVWDGKDGSGNAVASGVYFYRLETDTITRTRKMVLLR, from the coding sequence ATGGCATCCAGACGGCTGATTACTTCCGTTCTGCTTTTCGTGTCGATCTTTGTATTCACCCTGTCCGTCTCGGCGGCATGGGTCGATAACGGGGTCCGGATCACTGATGGAGAAGAAGCCGAGCTTGAACCACGTATCACCACGGACGGCGCCGGTGGAGCTTACATCGCCTGGGAGCAGGGTTTTACCAGTGCTTTACTAAAAAACAGCATCTTTATCCAGAGGATCGACGGGAACGGGAATATCCTGTGGATGACTGGAAACATTATTCTTAATGAGGACAGTACTATAGCCTGGTCTCCAGTCGATCTGGCTCCTGACGGGTCGGGCGGAGTGCTCGTCTGCTGGACCGACGGTCGCGGTGGTGTGACCAATTCCCGGGACGTTTATGCACAGCGACTGGACTCCAGCGGCAACAAGCTCTGGGGAATGTATGGCGCTGAGGTATACGTGGGACCGAACGAACAGGACTACCCGCTGATAGTCTCTGATGGAGCCGGCGGAGCGGTGATCGTGTGGCGTGATGACAGTGGCGCGGGGGATCGAGATCTCCACGCGCAGCGTCTCAACGCATCCGGCGTCAGGCTCTGGTCACACAGCGGGATTCCGGTATGCACTGATCCGTCCGATCAGAATAGACACCAGGCCGTATCTGACGGGGATGGCGGCATCATCGTCACCTGGGACGATAACCGTTCCGCCAGCAGCGATATCTATGCCCAGAGAGTCGATTCGGATGGAATCGTGCAGTGGGCGCTCGATGGTATCCCCATATGCGTGAACATGGATCAACAGACCTTCCCCCGGATCGCTTCAGATGACGCGTACGGAGCAATCATCACCTGGCAGGAATCGACGGTCAATCTGTACGCGCAGAGGGTAGATGCCGCAGGCGACACACTCTGGGCGGCGAATGGGATCGTCGTATGCACTAATCCTTACGGAGCAAGATCCGACCCGCAGATCGCCAGGGACGGCAGCGGGGGCGCTGTCTTGTGCTGGTACGACTCGCGGACTCCCCGCGGGATATATGGCCAGCGGATCGATGCAACCGGCGACACTCTGTGGAGTGGCCCCGGAGTCCCGGTCTGCCTGGCCATCGCGACCCAGGAAGAACCCCGGATCGCCTCGGACGGCAGTGGGGGTGCCGCGATCGTGTGGAAGGAATCACTCAGACAGCAATACGACTATGGCGACGTCTACGCGCGTACGGTAGACCCAGGCGGCATCGTACAGGGTCCCTCTACCGGTGTCCCTATCTGCACAGCAGGTGGTCTGCAAAGGTTCATCCATATCACTACCGATGGTAGCGGTGGAGGCATCATCACATGGAGTGACTACCGCAACAGCGCAGAAACAGGGTCCGACATATACGCGGGCAGGGTGTATTTCAACGGCACAACGGACGCGGACACGCCGGATCTGCCGCAGGCGGGCTTCCTCTCGCAGAACTACCCCAACCCGTTCAATCCATCGACGACGATCGAGTTCGGGCTCGATAAGACTTCGCCCGTCAGCTTGAATGTCTACGATGTGGCGGGACGTCTTGTGCGGATCATCCTTGATGAGACCCTCCCCGCAGCTCATTACGCGGAAGTCTGGGACGGCAAGGACGGCAGCGGCAATGCGGTCGCAAGTGGAGTATATTTTTACCGACTTGAAACAGACACGATTACTCGGACGAGGAAAATGGTCCTGCTGCGATAA